A window of Pseudomonas denitrificans (nom. rej.) genomic DNA:
CCAGCACGGTCTGCGTCTGGTCGGTGCGGGCGCGGGAGGGCTTGCCGGTGTCCGTACCGGTTCGTCGCGATGAGCTTGCCACGCTCAAGGCGGCGAATCAGTGGACGGTTGCCAACATCGACGAGCGGCTGGCGGCAGCCGATCCGTGGGCAGGCTGGGCCAACACCAGGCAGCGCCTGACTCGCCGGATGATCGAACAACTGGAAGGCTGAAGACTGCGGCTCAGGGAGCCTGCGACGCCACCAGCTGGTCCGCCAGCTCGCGTTGGTGATAAAGCATCGGCAGCCAGAGACGGGCGAAGCCTTGCAGATCCGAATCGGCGGCTTCCTTGCTCATGCGATCGAAGGAGGTCACCGCTTCCTTGCTCGATCGCAGCTGCGCCACCGCATAGTCATGATCGAAGCGGTCACTGGCGGTGAGCGGCGCCTGACTGTTTTCCGGCTTCAGCGGGGCGTCGCTCTGCGCCGGCACGCCTTTTTTCTGCGCCAGGGTCTGCAGGTCGCGGAGCATCGCCGAATGTTCGTCCAGCACGCCCTGGGCCTGGTCGCGCACCGCCAGGGTCTTGCCGTAGCGGATGGCCTGCTGGGCGCGAGCGAGCTGCTGCTGGCTGTTGGTCAGGGCGGCGGAGATGAAAGCTGATTCATCGGCCTTGCCCTCTGCGAAGCTGCTGCCGGCGAGCACTGCGAAGCTCAGCAACAACCAGCGCAGGAAAGAGGAGGCGAGGGGAGTCGACATGGGAATTTCTCCTTCTTCTGGCTTTGCGACTACCGCAGTGGACGCAGCCCTGGGCGCACGGTTCAG
This region includes:
- a CDS encoding DUF4142 domain-containing protein, with amino-acid sequence MSTPLASSFLRWLLLSFAVLAGSSFAEGKADESAFISAALTNSQQQLARAQQAIRYGKTLAVRDQAQGVLDEHSAMLRDLQTLAQKKGVPAQSDAPLKPENSQAPLTASDRFDHDYAVAQLRSSKEAVTSFDRMSKEAADSDLQGFARLWLPMLYHQRELADQLVASQAP